A window of Sphingobacterium sp. SRCM116780 contains these coding sequences:
- a CDS encoding M61 family metallopeptidase: MIEKINSTLNIHFDVSFSEPQAHYAAIKMSISEIQADYIDVKMPVWSPGSYLVREYSKQIERFSVKDQVEYEKISKNTWRIYTKDKSSVEINYHIYGFEVSVRTNFIDEEHAFIVPTATFMYIDGKIDQAVTVKFFPHKNWKHLSTGLEKIAENTFYAPDFDILYDSPFEIGNQDIWTIQASNVEHEFAMVGGGTYSKERLSKDVQKIVEEETRIWGSNPNKRYVFITHNHQSGGGGLEHLNSTVLGASRTAYSNESTYKTYLSLVAHEYFHLWNVKRLRPKALGPFNYDQENYTTGLWIMEGFTSYYDNLIIKRCGFFSEKEYLNLLANDFTTVLNRPGHEIQSAAESSFDAWIKYYRPDENSPNSGISYYNKGAMLTVLLDLKIIASSGGTKKLDDVLRATYNYFYLQEQRGFEENEFQKLTEEVTGISVSDIFQAAHNYGELAYNDYFNLVGYEIININAESKSLDLGINMNKNDGIQTITAVERGSGAWDGGLNVRDEIIAINGIRLDAKDKEYDYFMQNSVEGDYLNILIARDGKIKELKIQIRSNSKKLFRIQPLENQTEEQKKLAQFWLS, encoded by the coding sequence ATGATTGAAAAAATTAATTCTACATTAAATATACATTTTGATGTTTCTTTCAGTGAACCACAGGCCCATTATGCAGCTATAAAAATGTCTATCAGCGAGATTCAAGCTGATTATATTGATGTAAAAATGCCTGTTTGGTCCCCCGGATCCTATTTAGTTCGAGAATATTCGAAACAAATAGAACGATTCTCTGTAAAAGATCAAGTTGAGTATGAAAAAATAAGTAAAAATACTTGGCGTATATACACTAAAGATAAAAGTTCTGTAGAAATTAACTATCATATTTATGGATTCGAAGTTTCGGTAAGAACCAATTTCATTGATGAAGAGCATGCATTTATAGTTCCCACAGCTACTTTTATGTATATTGATGGAAAAATTGATCAAGCTGTAACGGTGAAATTCTTTCCTCATAAAAACTGGAAACACCTATCAACAGGTCTAGAAAAAATAGCAGAAAATACTTTTTATGCTCCAGATTTTGATATTCTTTATGATTCCCCTTTTGAAATTGGCAATCAAGATATTTGGACGATCCAGGCATCCAATGTGGAGCATGAATTTGCTATGGTCGGTGGAGGCACCTATAGTAAGGAAAGATTAAGCAAGGACGTACAAAAAATCGTAGAAGAGGAAACCCGTATCTGGGGATCCAATCCTAACAAAAGATATGTATTCATTACACATAACCATCAATCTGGAGGAGGTGGATTAGAACACCTCAATTCTACTGTTCTGGGTGCATCGAGAACTGCTTATAGCAATGAAAGTACATATAAAACATATTTAAGTCTAGTTGCTCATGAATATTTCCATTTATGGAATGTAAAACGTTTACGTCCTAAAGCACTCGGCCCATTTAATTATGACCAAGAGAACTATACAACGGGCCTGTGGATCATGGAAGGATTTACATCTTACTATGATAATCTCATTATCAAGAGATGTGGTTTCTTCTCAGAAAAAGAGTATCTAAATTTGTTGGCAAACGATTTCACAACAGTTCTTAATCGACCTGGGCATGAAATTCAATCTGCTGCTGAATCCAGTTTTGATGCTTGGATAAAGTATTATCGTCCAGATGAGAATTCTCCAAATTCTGGCATTTCCTATTATAATAAGGGCGCAATGTTGACCGTATTATTGGATTTAAAGATTATTGCTTCTTCTGGTGGTACAAAAAAATTAGATGATGTACTCCGAGCTACCTACAATTATTTTTACCTGCAAGAGCAAAGGGGATTTGAAGAAAATGAATTCCAAAAGTTAACAGAAGAAGTTACTGGAATTTCTGTATCTGATATTTTTCAAGCAGCACATAACTATGGAGAATTAGCCTATAATGATTATTTCAACTTAGTTGGATATGAGATCATCAATATTAATGCTGAATCTAAAAGTTTAGATTTGGGTATTAATATGAACAAAAATGACGGGATTCAAACCATAACCGCTGTTGAAAGAGGTTCTGGTGCTTGGGATGGCGGGCTCAATGTTCGAGATGAAATAATTGCAATTAATGGTATACGCTTGGATGCTAAAGATAAAGAATACGATTATTTCATGCAAAATAGTGTTGAAGGTGACTATCTAAATATACTGATAGCAAGAGATGGTAAAATCAAAGAGCTGAAAATTCAAATTCGTTCCAATAGTAAAAAATTATTTCGCATACAGCCACTAGAAAATCAAACCGAAGAACAAAAAAAGTTAGCTCAATTTTGGTTATCTTAA
- a CDS encoding N-acetylglucosamine kinase, with translation MIIIADGGSTKTNWCLLDDSNKKIYFNTEGYNPYFVDSEYIVNSLKKGLPNDLPYDDIKEVNYYGAGVHNEEKAEIVVKAIQEVFPKAQVEVGHDLLAAARALLGTESGFAAILGTGTNSCIYDGHDITYNIDSCAYILGDEGSGSYIGKKLLTDYIRDLMPQDVRKVFYDTYKITPDEIMDAVYTKPLANRFCASFSKFVYDNNVNIEYTRAIVEDAFEAFFKNLVSNYPNYQNYTFNCIGSVGYNFRNVLEDKAKQYGMKVGKILRSPIDDLVQFHINRATK, from the coding sequence ATGATCATTATTGCTGACGGAGGATCAACAAAAACAAACTGGTGTTTGTTGGACGATTCAAACAAAAAAATTTACTTCAATACTGAAGGATATAACCCATACTTTGTAGATAGCGAGTATATCGTTAATTCTTTAAAAAAAGGTCTGCCAAATGATTTACCTTATGATGATATTAAAGAGGTTAATTATTATGGAGCTGGTGTTCATAATGAAGAAAAAGCAGAAATCGTTGTAAAAGCTATTCAAGAAGTTTTCCCAAAAGCTCAGGTTGAGGTTGGTCACGATCTACTAGCTGCTGCACGCGCTTTATTAGGTACAGAATCAGGATTTGCTGCTATTTTAGGAACAGGAACAAATTCATGTATTTATGATGGTCATGATATCACCTATAACATTGATTCTTGTGCATACATCTTAGGTGATGAAGGTAGCGGTAGCTATATTGGTAAAAAATTATTAACAGATTATATTCGCGATTTAATGCCTCAGGATGTACGTAAAGTATTTTATGATACTTACAAAATTACTCCCGATGAAATTATGGACGCTGTTTACACAAAACCATTAGCCAATCGTTTTTGCGCAAGCTTTAGCAAATTTGTCTATGACAATAATGTAAATATTGAATATACTCGTGCTATTGTTGAGGATGCGTTCGAAGCATTTTTCAAAAACTTAGTGAGCAATTATCCAAATTATCAAAATTATACATTCAACTGTATTGGATCTGTAGGGTATAACTTCCGAAATGTTTTGGAAGATAAAGCAAAACAATATGGAATGAAAGTTGGAAAAATCTTACGCTCTCCTATTGATGATTTAGTTCAATTTCACATTAATAGAGCTACAAAATAA
- a CDS encoding metal-dependent hydrolase encodes MKATYYGHSCIEFDFDGHKVLFDPFITYNSLAKEVDIKSILPEYIFLSHGHQDHVADMVEIQKNSQSTVVAILEMAAWARRQGVPDNKVIEFNLGGTLKTTFGTVKIVYAQHSNSTPDGQYGGAPVGFILRVGGKKIYFAGDTALTLEMKLLADLDLDWAFLPIGGHYTMDVDDAVRAAEFINCDRIVGIHYDSFPPIQINKEEASEKFSNVGKTLYLPAIGESISL; translated from the coding sequence ATGAAAGCGACATACTACGGTCATTCTTGTATAGAATTTGATTTTGATGGACATAAGGTATTATTTGATCCCTTCATTACTTATAATTCATTGGCAAAAGAAGTGGATATCAAGTCTATTTTACCTGAGTATATTTTCTTGAGCCATGGTCATCAAGATCATGTTGCGGATATGGTTGAAATTCAGAAAAATAGTCAATCCACAGTTGTTGCTATTTTGGAGATGGCTGCATGGGCAAGAAGACAAGGGGTTCCAGATAATAAGGTAATTGAATTCAACCTTGGAGGAACGCTTAAAACAACTTTTGGGACAGTAAAGATTGTGTATGCACAGCATAGTAATAGTACCCCGGATGGGCAATATGGTGGGGCTCCAGTTGGTTTTATTTTAAGAGTAGGGGGTAAGAAGATTTATTTTGCGGGAGATACTGCGCTTACACTGGAAATGAAACTTTTGGCAGACCTTGATTTAGATTGGGCATTTTTACCTATTGGTGGTCATTACACCATGGATGTTGATGATGCTGTGCGTGCTGCTGAATTCATTAATTGTGATAGAATTGTTGGGATTCATTATGATTCTTTTCCGCCTATTCAGATTAATAAAGAGGAAGCTTCAGAAAAATTTTCGAATGTTGGTAAAACACTTTATTTACCTGCCATCGGAGAATCAATCTCGCTATAG
- a CDS encoding glutathione peroxidase produces MILSTIMVCLSMVFGNPSIYDYSFNSLDGKEIKMSSFKGKKILIVNTASKCGFTKQYKDLQELYSLYGKDLVIIGFPANNFGNQEPGTNGDIQEFCQQNYGVEFLMAEKVDVKGDGIAPLFKYLTSQENPDFQGEIKWNFEKFLIDENGKLVHRYRSAVNPMSDEIVNWVKK; encoded by the coding sequence ATGATTTTATCAACAATTATGGTTTGCTTGTCTATGGTGTTTGGCAACCCAAGTATTTATGATTATAGCTTTAATAGCCTCGATGGAAAAGAGATTAAGATGTCTTCTTTTAAAGGAAAGAAAATTTTAATTGTCAATACGGCTTCAAAATGCGGTTTTACGAAACAGTATAAAGATTTGCAGGAGCTATATTCCTTATATGGAAAAGATTTAGTGATTATCGGATTTCCTGCGAATAATTTTGGAAATCAAGAACCGGGAACAAACGGTGATATTCAAGAATTCTGTCAGCAAAATTATGGTGTAGAATTTTTGATGGCTGAAAAAGTTGATGTCAAAGGAGATGGAATAGCGCCGCTATTCAAATATTTGACCTCGCAAGAAAATCCGGATTTTCAAGGAGAGATTAAATGGAACTTTGAGAAGTTTTTAATTGATGAAAATGGTAAACTGGTTCATCGCTACCGCTCAGCAGTCAATCCAATGTCGGATGAAATCGTAAATTGGGTTAAAAAATAA
- a CDS encoding UDP-2,3-diacylglucosamine diphosphatase has protein sequence MKRNLDIVVLSDIHLGMYGSHAKELLYYLESIAPKMLILNGDIIDIWQFKKSYFPSEHLHVIKKIIDLSANGTEVYYITGNHDEMLRKFADLKLGNIKLTNKLLLSLNNKKAWIFHGDVFDASIQHSKWLAKLGGWGYDKLIQLNHFINWFLLKMGKEKYSLSKKIKNSVKKAVKYISDFETTATELAIEKNYDYVICGHIHQPQIKEVITRKGTVTYMNSGDWIENLSSLEYHNDEWKLFHYEDYKESIIKNKLTETPLFTLEDLKKLVSI, from the coding sequence ATGAAACGCAATCTAGATATCGTAGTATTATCAGACATTCATCTTGGAATGTATGGCAGTCATGCAAAAGAGTTACTCTACTATTTGGAATCTATAGCTCCCAAAATGTTGATTTTGAATGGTGATATCATCGATATTTGGCAATTCAAAAAAAGCTACTTCCCATCAGAACATTTACATGTTATCAAGAAGATCATCGATTTAAGTGCAAATGGAACAGAAGTTTATTACATCACAGGCAATCATGATGAAATGCTTCGAAAATTTGCAGATTTAAAATTAGGGAACATTAAATTAACCAACAAACTCTTACTATCGCTAAACAATAAAAAGGCCTGGATATTTCATGGAGATGTTTTCGATGCTTCCATTCAACACTCAAAATGGCTAGCCAAATTAGGAGGTTGGGGTTATGATAAACTCATTCAATTGAATCATTTCATCAATTGGTTTTTACTTAAGATGGGAAAGGAAAAATATTCTTTATCCAAGAAAATAAAAAACAGTGTAAAAAAAGCAGTTAAATATATTTCCGACTTTGAGACAACCGCAACCGAACTTGCGATTGAAAAGAACTATGATTATGTTATCTGTGGTCATATTCATCAACCTCAAATTAAAGAAGTAATTACGAGAAAGGGAACCGTTACTTATATGAACTCTGGTGATTGGATTGAAAATCTGAGTAGTTTAGAGTACCATAACGATGAGTGGAAATTATTTCATTACGAAGATTATAAAGAATCCATTATAAAAAATAAACTCACAGAGACACCGCTATTTACATTGGAAGATTTAAAAAAATTAGTCTCCATATAA
- a CDS encoding YbaB/EbfC family nucleoid-associated protein — protein sequence MFDKLFQAQQKAQEIKQRLDHISVFGEAEGGLIKVIATANKEIKEITIDPIFLSNADKEELEELLVVALNKAMTQAENVSQAEMSAASQDMLGGLGGLFNQ from the coding sequence ATGTTTGATAAATTATTCCAGGCGCAACAAAAGGCGCAAGAAATTAAACAACGATTAGATCATATTTCTGTTTTTGGAGAAGCTGAGGGAGGATTGATAAAGGTAATAGCTACTGCTAATAAGGAAATTAAAGAGATTACAATCGACCCGATCTTCTTGAGTAACGCGGATAAAGAAGAGTTGGAAGAACTACTTGTCGTAGCTTTAAATAAGGCAATGACACAGGCTGAAAATGTTAGTCAAGCGGAAATGTCGGCTGCGAGTCAGGACATGCTTGGTGGATTAGGAGGTTTATTTAATCAATAG
- a CDS encoding AMP-dependent synthetase/ligase, giving the protein MKQQTRIFDLITNYKTEHANKTIIAGRNKEGEWRTYSSIEFIDKINSLSKALLSIGLQKGDRIALMSGNRPEWSIVDFACNQLGIALVPLYPTLASQDLSFIINDAEAKLIFVSNEELSTRINVALKDNQLAIPIYTFETVNNYQNIASLYQIGEKLETDLKPFNDAVSENDLLTLIYTSGTTGKPKGVFLSHKNILSNVQACYPLIRSDFKKAISFLPLCHIFERMVVYMYYSKGVEIYFAENLDNIVVDINDVKPDLFTTVPRVLEKVYDKIVAKGKDLKGIKRSLFMWALDLGLRYQEPLKNSAWYNFQLSIARKLIFSKWQEALGGNIKIIVSGGAALQERLARVFWAAEMKVLEGYGLTETSPVIAVNTFEDTGIKFGTVGRPLKNLEVKIAQDGEILVKGPSVTSGYYKNDEATKETFDENGFFKTGDIGEISSDGFLKITDRKKEMFKTAGGKYIAPQAIENKLMESTFIGQIMVVGENRKFPAALIVPAFEEIEKWMKYKGISVVSKEDTIKNLQVIAKYNQEIERLSTEFGHWEKIKKFTLLPKEWTIDAGQLTPKLSLKRKVILKENESKIEDIYKESN; this is encoded by the coding sequence ATGAAACAACAAACTAGAATTTTCGATCTAATCACCAATTATAAAACTGAACACGCTAATAAAACCATTATTGCAGGTCGTAATAAAGAAGGTGAATGGAGAACATATTCAAGCATCGAATTTATTGATAAAATAAATAGCCTCAGTAAAGCTTTATTAAGTATCGGTCTACAAAAAGGTGATCGTATTGCACTGATGTCGGGTAATCGTCCCGAATGGAGTATTGTTGATTTCGCTTGTAACCAATTGGGTATCGCACTTGTACCGCTTTACCCAACATTAGCTTCCCAAGATCTATCTTTCATTATCAATGATGCAGAAGCAAAATTAATTTTTGTGAGTAATGAAGAGCTTTCAACTAGAATTAATGTTGCATTAAAAGACAATCAATTAGCAATACCTATATATACTTTCGAAACTGTTAACAACTATCAAAATATAGCATCCCTATATCAAATAGGCGAAAAATTAGAGACAGATTTAAAACCTTTTAATGATGCTGTTTCTGAGAATGATCTCCTTACATTAATCTATACATCAGGTACCACAGGCAAGCCAAAGGGAGTATTTTTATCTCATAAAAATATTTTGAGTAATGTACAAGCATGTTATCCGCTCATCCGGTCTGATTTCAAAAAAGCGATTAGCTTTTTACCTTTATGTCATATTTTTGAGCGCATGGTTGTTTATATGTATTATTCAAAAGGCGTAGAAATTTATTTTGCTGAAAACCTAGATAATATTGTTGTCGATATCAATGATGTGAAACCAGATCTTTTTACAACAGTACCTCGAGTATTAGAAAAAGTATACGATAAAATTGTGGCCAAAGGAAAAGATTTAAAAGGAATTAAAAGATCCTTATTCATGTGGGCCCTAGATCTTGGACTTCGCTATCAAGAACCTCTCAAAAATAGTGCATGGTACAATTTTCAACTATCCATTGCTCGGAAATTAATTTTTTCAAAATGGCAGGAAGCCCTTGGAGGAAATATAAAAATTATTGTTTCTGGTGGAGCGGCATTACAAGAAAGGCTTGCACGGGTATTTTGGGCTGCAGAGATGAAAGTATTAGAGGGATATGGTCTTACGGAAACATCTCCAGTTATTGCCGTAAATACATTTGAAGATACAGGTATTAAGTTTGGAACTGTAGGAAGACCTTTAAAAAACTTAGAAGTAAAAATAGCACAAGATGGAGAAATTTTAGTAAAAGGGCCAAGCGTAACTTCAGGATATTACAAAAATGATGAAGCGACAAAGGAGACTTTTGATGAGAATGGTTTCTTTAAAACTGGAGATATTGGCGAAATCTCTTCCGATGGATTTTTGAAAATTACAGATCGTAAAAAAGAGATGTTCAAAACTGCTGGCGGTAAATATATCGCTCCACAAGCCATTGAGAACAAATTAATGGAATCTACATTCATTGGACAGATCATGGTTGTTGGAGAAAACAGGAAGTTCCCTGCCGCTTTAATAGTTCCTGCCTTTGAGGAAATAGAAAAATGGATGAAATATAAAGGAATTTCAGTCGTTTCTAAGGAAGATACCATCAAGAATCTACAAGTAATAGCAAAATACAATCAAGAGATAGAAAGATTGTCAACAGAATTTGGACATTGGGAAAAAATTAAGAAGTTTACGTTACTTCCTAAAGAATGGACGATTGACGCTGGACAATTAACCCCCAAACTAAGTCTAAAAAGAAAAGTCATTCTGAAAGAGAATGAGAGCAAAATTGAAGATATATATAAAGAAAGCAACTGA
- a CDS encoding MFS transporter, with translation MENKLIKTNYPALYTLIIVFFFWGFIAAGNSVFIPFCKNYFHLDQFQSQLIDFAFYTAYYLGALLLFIFSTFSGKDLVGKWGYKKSIVYGLLFSALGAGAMIVAVEVNIYIGMLLGLFTVALGFSLQQTAANPFAVLLGDPKTGASRVNLGGGINSFGTTIGPLVIGFALFGTFEKISDSEIANLPLDKVVYLYIGVGLLFLLAASLFYFSKKVPPGISNEPMEKANKALNTLVIMTILLFTMFTPVFLSYKSDAAIHLEQLQAQLKTLSDQVSIDQLKLHIKEMAHPLEIQRMLWLAGALIVVIGGLIFANVRAQKNAEGWGAMKYPQLVLGMIALFLYVGIEVAIGSNLGELLHLKEFGSLQSSQITPYVSMYWGSMMIGRWAGAITAFNLTKSTKNILLIVVPLLAFSIIIGVNSMAGFDMSHLYYYVICIIIQIIAFYLSKEKPARTLVIFGLFGITAMTIGLLSSGTVAIYSFLTGGLACSIMWSSIFSLSIVGLGKYTAQGSAFLVMMILGGGIIPPIQGKLADIIGIHNSYLLPLIGFAYIVFFAIAVRTVLKKQGINIDEVEAEGAH, from the coding sequence ATGGAAAATAAACTCATTAAAACAAATTATCCAGCCCTTTATACATTAATCATTGTATTTTTCTTTTGGGGCTTTATTGCAGCAGGAAACAGTGTATTCATTCCTTTTTGTAAAAATTACTTTCATTTGGACCAATTTCAATCACAGCTGATTGATTTTGCATTTTATACAGCTTATTATTTAGGTGCGTTACTATTGTTTATTTTCAGTACATTTTCAGGAAAAGATTTAGTTGGAAAATGGGGATACAAAAAAAGTATCGTTTATGGTTTGCTTTTTTCCGCTTTAGGTGCCGGAGCCATGATAGTTGCTGTTGAAGTTAACATTTATATCGGTATGTTGCTAGGCTTATTCACCGTTGCTTTAGGTTTTTCTCTTCAACAAACGGCAGCTAATCCCTTTGCCGTTTTATTAGGAGACCCAAAAACTGGAGCATCACGTGTTAATCTTGGTGGAGGAATCAATTCATTTGGAACGACGATTGGTCCATTAGTAATTGGTTTTGCCTTATTTGGAACTTTTGAAAAAATTTCAGATTCTGAAATTGCAAATCTACCTTTAGATAAGGTCGTATATCTATATATTGGAGTAGGTCTATTATTTTTATTGGCTGCTAGTCTATTTTACTTTAGTAAAAAAGTTCCTCCTGGAATTAGTAATGAGCCAATGGAAAAAGCAAATAAAGCGTTGAATACATTAGTCATCATGACAATTTTGCTTTTTACGATGTTTACTCCTGTGTTTTTAAGTTATAAAAGTGATGCCGCCATTCATTTAGAACAATTACAAGCACAATTAAAAACCTTATCTGATCAAGTAAGTATTGATCAATTAAAACTTCATATCAAAGAAATGGCACATCCATTAGAAATACAAAGAATGCTTTGGTTAGCAGGAGCATTGATTGTAGTCATTGGAGGTTTAATATTCGCGAATGTAAGAGCACAAAAAAATGCGGAAGGATGGGGAGCCATGAAATACCCACAACTTGTCTTAGGAATGATTGCATTGTTCTTATACGTCGGTATTGAAGTCGCTATTGGAAGTAATTTAGGGGAATTACTTCATCTAAAAGAATTCGGTAGTCTTCAATCTTCTCAAATCACTCCTTATGTCTCGATGTATTGGGGAAGTATGATGATTGGACGTTGGGCTGGAGCGATTACAGCATTCAACTTAACAAAATCAACGAAGAATATCTTATTGATTGTTGTTCCTTTGTTGGCTTTCTCTATTATAATAGGTGTAAATTCGATGGCTGGATTTGACATGTCACACTTATATTATTATGTTATCTGTATTATTATACAAATTATAGCATTCTATTTGAGTAAAGAAAAACCAGCTAGAACTTTAGTCATTTTTGGATTATTTGGTATAACAGCGATGACAATAGGTCTCCTTTCATCTGGAACAGTAGCGATTTATTCTTTTCTAACAGGCGGTTTAGCTTGTTCTATCATGTGGTCATCCATATTCAGTCTTTCTATTGTTGGACTTGGAAAGTATACAGCACAAGGATCAGCATTCCTAGTTATGATGATTTTAGGTGGGGGTATCATTCCTCCTATTCAAGGTAAGTTAGCGGATATTATAGGTATCCACAATTCTTACTTACTTCCTTTAATCGGATTTGCATATATTGTATTCTTTGCAATTGCTGTTCGAACAGTATTGAAAAAACAAGGAATCAATATCGATGAGGTTGAAGCAGAAGGAGCACATTAA
- a CDS encoding N-acetylglucosamine kinase, with protein MILVVDSGSSKSDWKLELPDSPPISFSTNGLNPFFVNDKEITRVIKEIPEIIPYANEITELYFYGAGCTSPDRREMVSNALTPLFENAFISVENDLVGSALATCGKNKGYIATLGTGSDISFFDGEEVQPSNHGNGYVLGDEGSGAWFGKKLITLFLYGRLPKDLSENFAEHYRVTKEIVIKNVYQKERPNAYLASFAPFLSANITHPFIDELVRTGFEEYVQTCILTYQDYQEYECHFVGSIAYYLDLILRDVCNGYGIKIGKILKSPINELFDFVIEREKSSLINL; from the coding sequence ATGATTTTAGTTGTCGATAGTGGTTCTTCCAAATCGGATTGGAAGTTAGAACTTCCAGATAGTCCTCCTATATCATTTTCTACAAATGGACTTAATCCATTTTTTGTGAATGATAAAGAGATCACCCGTGTAATTAAGGAGATTCCTGAGATTATACCTTATGCTAATGAGATAACAGAACTTTACTTTTACGGTGCAGGATGTACATCACCAGATCGAAGAGAAATGGTTTCAAATGCGCTTACTCCATTGTTTGAAAACGCATTTATTTCTGTTGAAAATGATCTTGTGGGGAGCGCCTTGGCAACTTGTGGAAAAAATAAAGGTTATATCGCTACTTTAGGCACGGGATCAGATATTAGCTTTTTTGATGGAGAAGAAGTTCAACCTTCTAATCATGGAAATGGTTATGTCTTAGGGGACGAAGGTTCTGGTGCCTGGTTTGGGAAAAAATTAATTACATTATTTTTGTATGGTCGGTTACCAAAGGATTTATCCGAAAATTTTGCAGAACATTATCGTGTAACCAAAGAGATCGTCATTAAAAATGTTTATCAAAAGGAGAGACCAAATGCTTATTTAGCTTCATTTGCACCATTTTTATCCGCAAATATTACACATCCATTTATAGACGAACTCGTTCGAACTGGTTTTGAAGAGTATGTGCAAACCTGTATATTGACTTATCAAGATTATCAGGAATATGAATGTCATTTTGTTGGATCTATTGCTTATTATCTCGATTTAATATTGCGAGATGTCTGCAATGGTTATGGCATTAAAATTGGTAAAATACTTAAGTCACCGATCAATGAATTATTTGATTTTGTGATTGAAAGAGAAAAAAGTTCACTTATAAATTTATAA
- a CDS encoding thymidine kinase — MLFSEHNFTQRGPSYGSIEVICGSMFSGKTEELIRRLKRAQYAKLRVEIFKPAVDKRYDEHLVVSHDSNSIPSTPVEHSSAILLLSNDTQVVGIDEAQFFDEGLTDVCVKLANKGMRVIVAGLDMDFKAQPFGPIPAVMAVAEHVTKVHAVCMQCGAPANYSFRTSSDTKTVLLGEKEAYEARCRSCYYNLTNS; from the coding sequence ATGCTTTTTTCTGAACATAATTTTACGCAAAGAGGTCCCTCCTACGGTAGCATAGAAGTTATTTGTGGTTCGATGTTCTCTGGCAAAACGGAAGAGCTTATCCGAAGACTTAAGCGAGCTCAATATGCGAAACTTCGTGTTGAAATTTTCAAACCGGCAGTAGATAAAAGATATGATGAGCATTTGGTGGTATCTCATGATAGTAATAGCATTCCATCTACACCTGTTGAACATTCATCTGCCATCTTGTTACTGAGCAATGATACACAAGTAGTCGGTATAGATGAAGCACAATTCTTTGATGAAGGTCTGACAGATGTTTGTGTCAAATTGGCAAATAAAGGAATGCGTGTCATCGTTGCAGGATTGGATATGGATTTTAAAGCACAACCATTTGGTCCTATCCCAGCCGTAATGGCGGTTGCAGAACATGTGACCAAAGTGCATGCTGTATGCATGCAGTGTGGAGCTCCTGCAAACTACTCTTTTAGGACTTCTTCTGACACAAAAACAGTTCTTCTTGGAGAAAAAGAGGCATATGAAGCAAGATGTAGATCTTGCTATTACAATTTAACAAATTCTTAA